A stretch of the Schistocerca serialis cubense isolate TAMUIC-IGC-003099 chromosome 2, iqSchSeri2.2, whole genome shotgun sequence genome encodes the following:
- the LOC126456077 gene encoding collagenase-like, with protein MISPYLQYAEMTIIENSECEETFPGAISNHHICSKASNEASPCPGDSGGPMLVQEEDGEWTEVGVTSFVSDEGCVFGYPAGYARVTTFLDWINENSIPEGR; from the exons ATGATAAGTCCCTACCTGCAGTATGCTGAGATGACAATCATCGAGAACTCCGAGTGTGAAGAGACATTCCCAGGAGCGATAAGTAATCATCATATTTGTTCCAAGGCATCCAACGAAGCAAGTCCTTGTCCA GGCGACAGCGGCGGCCCCATGCTGGTACAGGAGGAGGATGGCGAGTGGACCGAGGTGGGTGTGACGAGCTTCGTCTCTGACGAGGGTTGCGTGTTCGGATACCCGGCAGGCTACGCTCGAGTCACCACGTTTCTCGACTGGATCAACGAGAACTCCATTCCCGAAGGCCGCTGA